catgtgacgaGTAAAAGGGTCGAGGTGTTACGACGCCacacggggtgaagcatcgaggtgttaagatgccactctaagaaatttacaggtgaagcatcgaggtgttaagatgccactcggggtgaagcatcgaggtattaagatgccactctaagtaattgacgggtgaagcatcgaggtgttaagatgccactcggggtgaagcatcgaggtgttaagatgccacctaggggtgaagtgtcgaggtgttaaggtgccactccgtaaagtaaagagtgaagcatcgaggtgttaagataaaACTCGGGTTGAAGCAGAGAGGTGTTAAGGtcccaccctagggtttagtgatacgaggtgttaagtacactaatggatgttatgaacaccgctggcctttcgcgagtgccattcccttgtacgattggttaaccatggttattgtgttgtagcgtaagcattttatattgttcgggttatatatgctattattgtgcttgcttgtggtattggaggttaatagctttgtacttgtgatgataagctaattgtgttgctagcatgtatgcggtatgtgagcaagtgtttgcaagtaggtatattatatatgtatgtgtataattattgcattcactaagctttatgcttacccctctagttgtttacctttttacaggtattgtgattatgaagctagctagttgttagacgagatgcttaggagcgcttggggtcgatggggtagcttttggatatttggacacgGATGGGAGATTTGGTagtcccgggattatgctcttggtattgggttgggttattgagtcttaacccgtatttgtgGTGTAAACACATTTATTTAACGTTTTGTTGATGTAAAAAAACTTGATTGGGTTGTTACAAAGCGTTGGTTGTTGATTTAAAGTGTTAAGTGTGTTTTGAAATGGAATGGAGCTGATCAGGcatgctggacgccgtctagatgggctggacgccgtccagtataatgTGGGTTGGGTGAGTTCAGTCACAGAACATTTTagtgttactggacgccgtcctgattgttggacgccgtcctgtcctttgttactggacgccgtccagaggtCTGGATGCCATCCAGATGGTCTGttgtaaagaaaaaaaaatttaagtcgtgtttttggtaaaacgatgtcgggttgttacagttAAATTGTGTAAATTAGCCGAGTGAACATATCTTAGAAAGAAAGAATTGAAAGAAGGTTACCTTTGATTTTAACAAAATGATATGGTGCGCGCGTTGCGGCTGAAAATTGCCAGTGGTCGGTTCCATGGCTTTAGATTACAAACATAATTTACATTACACACATACAACGGACAGTTTTAGGGGTTACAAAGTCGTTGGTTTATGGGCGGACATACACACATAATTTACAGGTTATACTACTGGTATTTTTTCAGAAGTGTACGGGTTACAcctgtttttcttcaaaaaaaagaACTGTCAGACATACAGCTTCTTATGCATCGTCTTCGACTCTCGCTATTTTCGTTCCTGCTTCCTCTTCGTCGGAATCTGCATTAAACACAAGTCGCCTTCCTGGCCTACGGGATGTTCCCTCTTTCGATGGCTCTTCAACTATTACTTGCTCTGCCTCTGGAGGTGTTGCACTTGTTGTTGGGGCTGTTAAACACGAAGTATTTTATTGAATAAATTTTTTGATTAAATTTCGTCAACAAGTTAGTAGTCGGAAGCACTATACCTGTTTGTAGGGGCTTGTTTGATGCGGGAGTGGTCAGTGTTGCAGTGGGAGTTTCATCAAGTAGTCGAACGACAATAAATTCTGGGTATCCTTGTCTAGATTGAGGGTTATATCAAAATTGGAATGTGTGCCTTTGTCCTTCAATGGCTTGTATGACAGGTGGTAGTTCGTGTGGTTGATCGTAGCCTCTAACAGTTACGAGTTCTTTGCATGTATGGCCGACAATTGCGTTACCGGCATCTGAAAAGAAGGTAAAGAATGCGGTTGTTGTATCATTCACGATGGTTTTGAAGCAGTATCTCTTGGGTGGTAACATTCAGTGTTAGTAATATTTCCTATATACGATAATGTTTGTTGTAAGTGATTTTCTTACGTGTGTTTGCAGGTGGCATGAGTTCTGTGTGTTCTGCAGGTGTATCTGTTTGGCTGGTCAATGTCTTCAAGGACTCTTAGTGAGCAATCATTACAGCTCTTGTAGAACCATTCTCTGTTACCGGCGACTTGCTCGATAGTTACCTCGCATGTGAAATCCACGGACTGCAATTTTTTTATGCATATATGTCTGATGAGAACAGATATGTTGTTATGAATTTAATTGTATATGTAATAATTTTTATATTGTTGAGTTGTATGAAAATACGGTTACGGTAGTTGACTTACTCTATAGTTGTTTAAGTTGTGAGTTACAAGTTCTGCGATCGGGTATCTGTTACGAAATCGTTCGATGGCCATGTCATTTGATCTTTGCCTGTTGATCGCAAGTGGTGGGTGTGCCAGAAATCGTTCCCTGTACCTGCACATTGAACATGTTCTTTGGTTAATATCATGTATATAAGGCTGAGTAGAAACCGTTTATTCGTGTTTGAAACAGAAGTGATTGATTCGTTATATATTTAAACAATTCGAGtggaaaaaaattataaaaattaaataaataattatttaaccTATCAAGTGCAAGACACTACAAGTCACTAATATGTTAATTTCAATATTTCATGGTGTACTTAAAccaaacatatgtttgaagtttcaACTAAAATAAATAGTGAAGCTGCTGAATTTAAGAACTTTGTGCCAGTCTCAATTCAATGAATGAGTAGTTAAAAAGTAATTAAGTACAAGTAACTAAAGCATTTAATTCTGAACGCAACTTTGCAAGTCCTAAACCAATGATACTCCTACTCAAACAACCAACCATGTACGGAGTACAACTCAACTAAAAACCTACAAGTTACTAAAGCACGATAAACTTTCAACAGTCTGCAACTTCTTAACTCGAGAAACAGTAATTCAATATTGAATACATTAATTAACTTGGAGCTTTTAAATAATTAAAGCTTCAAACGGAACCATATTCAAGACTTCAGGTTCGGGGAACTCGACAATAACAGTTGAAAGCTGTTGACCGAGCAACGATGCAGTTGTTACAAAACATGTGTATTTACGCCCAAGGAAGACTAAATAGAAAATAATCATTGTTTTAGATGGAAAAATATAAACTCAAAATTGAGGCTTACTCAGTGACCGAGTCGATAAATTCTGGAATAGGCGGGTTGAAATAACAATGCGTGGCCTGGGTTCCGTTAAGCTGCAGCTCCCCTTAAGAAAGTGCAGAAGGATGGTAATTAATAGTTATAAGTGTTAATGGTTGGGTTCATTGcgaatatatataataagtataagaAGTTATTTATTAGTTGAGTATGCATACCACGAAAAACTTTCGGACGACACGAGCTCACTGCAAGAATGACTGGTTTCTCCATCGTGTTTATGTTTCAGAGTCAAATGCAGTTGCGAGTTCATTCCAAAGAGTAACTGTATTGTGTTTCCACTGCAAGTATATTTTTGTTAAAGAAATAATACGAATATTACGGATAATGGTTTTAAGAATTGCAGCATATATGAAAACATAGTTATCTAGAATTTTATTAGTAACTAGAAAAAAGCATTAACTAAACATTTATTGTTTAGATTAGCCATCATTCATTAAGTTTAGGACTTTGCAAAGTCAAGGATGTTCGTTATTGTATAGGACCTGCAGTTAACTTATTTTGTgacaattttttttccttttttttcctATTCAAGGACATGAGTGTTGTACAAATTCTTAATAAAGACTGTTAAGTAATTGGATAATAACACTGAAAAAAATTCTATGTGTTGATCATTAATTCATGAATTCACAAAAAAGCATTGACTAATATTTAATCTTTAAATTAGCCATCATTCATCAAGTTTAGGATATTGCAAAGTTTAGGATGTTGGTTGTTGTACGGGACACGAGATTCAGCAAGGTGCAATTAACTTATTTTGCAACAGGATTTTTTTTCTCCCTATAAACAGATCTAAAAACAAAGCTCATGTCAGTTAGATATTT
The window above is part of the Rutidosis leptorrhynchoides isolate AG116_Rl617_1_P2 chromosome 1, CSIRO_AGI_Rlap_v1, whole genome shotgun sequence genome. Proteins encoded here:
- the LOC139885810 gene encoding uncharacterized protein isoform X1, which translates into the protein MEKPVILAVSSCRPKVFRGELQLNGTQATHCYFNPPIPEFIDSVTEYRERFLAHPPLAINRQRSNDMAIERFRNRYPIAELVTHNLNNYRSVDFTCEVTIEQVAGNREWFYKSCNDCSLRVLEDIDQPNRYTCRTHRTHATCKHTCR